GCTCAGCATCGGTCACATCACACACTGGGAGTAGTCACACCAGGAAAACCAGCAAGTGCCACAAATCGGagctcctcctcccaccccctcagAGAACCAGATATTCAACATTTGCCAGCACACCACTGGGTAGGATTCAGAGTCTCAAATAGGAATGAAGAGGCATTTTTAAGCAAGGATCAGGGTAACATGAGTACAAGTCGAGGCAGGAAATTTTAAGTTGTGTTTCAAGGCTGATAAGCAGACTGGTTTGGCTAAAGTTGAGTGTTTATATAGTAGAATCCTGGGCAACAGGGTTAGAGAAAGTTTTGAGGTGTCGAGGGCTGAAGACTGTAGATTTAATGCTATAGGCAATGAAGAATGATTGAAAATTTGCGTTTTGTGGTTTAcatttttttagcaaggtgtaacATTATTTTGAGATATTTCCAAATTGCGGGATAGCCTCGACCATGCTAACGTGGCTGTTGTGTTATAGTGAACTTTTCGTTTGTATGTTTTTAATGCCTAGTGAAAATTTGTCTTCTTAGTCAATTTAGATGCATATGCAGCTCTAACATGTGTATGTtctgtttatttaaattttgCCATATTCCAAAAAGGATTTGAGCCAGTAAGATTCAGTGTGAGCTCTGGAATTAGATTGCCTGGTTCTAATCCCCATTCTTCTACTACCATTTCAGTAGTCTGGGACAAGTTTCTTCTCTATACCTCAGTTTTCTATATGTTAAGTGGGAATAATAGCACATTTTTCATAGGGTGGTAATGAGAATTAAAAGAGGCCATACCTGGCATATTATAAGCTCTGAGTGAATTTTAGCTGTTATCATTACTATTCTTATTTCTAATGTGCAACAGTAGTTTGGGGAGTTGACTAATCATCAGTGTAAGCCAGAACAAAAGaagatttttccttctttccattcACAATTTCTAGCCCTAAGACAAAATTATAATTGCCAGATGAATCAAATAAGAGAGTCATGAGATTTAAGGCAAGTGTATTCGTTTCCATTGGTCAAAATACTTCAGCTGCTTGTTGTGGAGCATTAGTCTAGTGAATAAAGAGCCATTAAAGAGCATCAGACGTCCTGGGTAATTCTTCAGTTATTCAACTTCCTAACATCTTAAATTGTAAGGCTATTAAAAACAATATGGAAAGAAAGACTTGGGTGGAGCCGTCCATCAAGAAGCTGGGGGTATGAATCTGCAGTCCAGCCTGATATACTTGAGAGTCGTGTGCATACAGACAGGAATTCAGACCTTGAGATAGTTTATATCGCCAAGGAGGGGTTTAGAGTGGGAATAGTAAGGGCCCAAGGACAGAGCCCTGGGAAATAGAGAGATTTAAGAGGCAAGCCTAAAAAGAAGACCTTACGaatgagatatttaaaaaaaaaaaaaaaaggaaacataggGATGAAGCCAGAAAGTGGAGCAGACCAGCTAACATAGGGATGAAGCCAGAAAGCGGAGCAGACCAGCTAAGAGCAAGGGATCAACCTTGTCAGTTGGATTTGTAATTAAGAAGTTGCTAGTGAGTTTTACAAAAAGTAGTTTGAGTAACATGTGGGTTTAAAGATTAGATGGTAGAATGGAAATAGCAAGAGTAGAAAGGAAGTAGAGAAATGGGATGGTAGCTAGAGGGAAActtaagtttctttttcttttaggatGAGTGAGGCTTAAGCATATCTATTATATGAAGGAAAGAAACCTATAGAGAATGAGAAGGGGAATACTTGGTTAAATAAAAGGCCCCCAGGAGTTTGGAAGAGAACTGATTTAGGGCCCATGAAAGAGTAGCCTTCAGAAGGAGGAGTTTATTTGTTGGACATATGCCTACTGTACACCAGGCTCTATGATGAGCACTGGGGATATCTCAGGGAACCAGATGGGCAAGGTTCTGGCCCTCGTAGACTTAGGTTCTAAGGAAACTGAAATGGCAAAGAGAAGATAAGGATATATGTGGATGCAGAAAAGACAAGGTGGGGTATATgggggagaaggacatcatgtctaaTGGCCTTGCCCCACTAGGTTGGAGGCAACTTTGTGTGCTGTGAGACGGCAGCATGAAAAGGAGGATTCAGTGTTAGACCTCATCTCCTGTAACATACCTATGATAAATCAAGTTATTCTTAAAATCTAATTCTGACTCATTTAGTCCCCTACACtggatgttcaattttatgatttcctTCTTTTCAGTATAACTAGAAGATGAAAACAGATTTCATTAATCTCTATTTCATAGTTGTCAAATtctcattttaaattaaatttaaaataaagatcAATTAATGGCTATTGCCAAACTGGATTCCTTTTTTAAAGCTGTTGTCTcagtttcctactgctgctgtaacaaatatcacaagtgggtggctttaaagaacagaactttattttctcacagttcaggaggctagatggCTGGATTCAGGGTGTGGGGTTATAGATTCATCTGCCTCTGTCGATGTCAGTAGTGTCTGGTTTCCCTTTATGTGCCACTGTgtctattattgttgttaggtgttctatagtcagttctgattcatagcgaccctgtgtacaacagaatgaagtgttgtccagtctttcaccatcctcacaatcgttgctatgcttgagcccattgttgcagccactgtgtcaatccatctcattgagggtcttcctcttttttactgaccctctgctttaccaagcatgatgtccttctccagggactggtccctcatgataacatgtccaaagtgtgtgagatgaagtcttgccaacctcgtttctaaggcgcattctgcctatatttcttccaaggcaggtttgttcaTTGTGCTGGCAGTCTACGGcttattcagtgttcttcaccgataccataattaaaatgcatcaattcttctccgatCGTCCTTATCgatcctccagctttcacatgcatatgacacgattgaaaataccatggcttgggtcaggcacaccttagtcctcaaagtaacatctttgcttttaacactttaaagagtcactttatcaaaaagaattggtcgacattcaaacatttcaggaggtagcatatgatcaggaactgatggtactgaaggaagaagtccaagctgcactgaatcattggcaaaaaacaaggccccaggaattgatggaataccaattgagatgtttcaacaaacagatacgaCACTAGAAACACTCACTCACTGTGTCTGTGTTGCTCTTTATAtgactcagaagggattaggtccAGGATCCACCCTATACTGGTAGGACCTCAgctgattacattacattagattgcattgtGCAAggtcattacattacattacatccacaagtataggggttagaattcctacacgtgtgtgtgttgggggagggggcacagttcaatccataatggcTGTATTAGGTAGGGTACAGTTAAGTTGCTGTAATAGGTACCCAGAGTAGCTTAAAGAAGTTTATTTCTGTCTCACTTAGCCACCTCATAGCTCGTCTCAGGTGAGTATCTCAGTGCTTCTCCATGAGGACATTCCCCTAGGACATTGTTGTCTGCATGGTTCAGCCCAGTCACCAGCTAGTCCGGGTTTCAGAGAAATAGGGTGTGGCgaaggctttgggaatggtccacATCTCTTCTGCTCACATTCCACTGCTGAGAAgtagtcacatggccacacctgACTGCAAGGAGGGCTGGGAAATGTCATCTAGCTGGACAACCACACAcccaagaagaaaggaagaacagAGTTTGGTAGACATTTAGCAGTCTCTGCCACAGGATATTTTCATCATTGGTTCTGTTGTCACATCTTCAAGACTAACAAATAACTTCTCTCTTTTTCAGGCAGAGTTGGGCCTAAACGACCACCATCAAAATGAAGTTATTAATTATATGCGTTTTGCCCGTTCAAAAAGAGGCTTAAGACTCAAAACAGTAGATTCTTGCTTCCAAGACCTCAAGGAAAGCAGGTATCAGCAGACTCTCAGGAAACCAAATGGGAACGTGGGTCCTTTCTGGTCGCCAGTGTGGAGATACCTATAGCAGAGGCTATAACAAACTGTTTCTGGGAGGACTGTGATTGATTATTCGCTCAGAGAAGTTACACTAAGCATCCTGGTATATGAAACTCGAGAAACTGGATTGTGGTGGGGGCAATGAATATATTATCAGAAATCCACATGGATGATGACACAATTTCAGAAGGGCAATCAAGAAGTTGCAAAGGCTTTGTACATTGATGATTGGGTTGTTGTATTAAAGATTCCAGAATTTTATACTTAAGCTATTAATGGAAAGATGAGAACCATAAGACATGGCCATTGGCAAGAAGATGCTCAGTTCATGTTGAAGAATTCGGAGGGGGAGAAACAGCAAGAAACCATAAAAAGCTTACTGACCAGTGCTGAAATTGTTAGTTGATTTGTAGCAAGAGGTGATAATTAGTCCAATTGGACCAATAATTGGAGATAATTTAAGTTCATATAAAATGTATATTTGATCAGGAGGACTATAGGGGAACCAAAGAAAAGGACAATAACAAAAGGGGCATCAGATTATTCTGAGGGTCAGACTTTGGTGCATCCTAATGTCAAGTAAGACCTGAAGTGAAAAAGGCCTTTGAGCTACAACTGTCATAAAGCCACGAACTTCCTCAGTAGGGGAGGCCGTCAGCCCGAGACCATTATCTGCTTAATACATTAATCTGGTTTCCTGACCCCCCACTGGTGAAAGCAGCAATTTCACTGGAGAGGCTGAAGGATGGCCAGAGAATGTACTTCAGTAGTCACTTTAGGCATCAGACTCCCTTAATTACCATTCATAGTAATGATCTtgggttgtaaaaaaaaaaaaaaaaaaaaaggtttaagcAAGCACTGACTTTCTGTGTATGGTGGTGTAAAATTCTCATTGATTGAGAGTAATGGTTGCAGAGCGGATTCACGTAATTAATGTCAGCTTCACATGAGTTTCATCACATCGTTAATgtgatgaaaaacaggtgaagctGTGTATGACAGGTTAGTAAAGAAGCCCAAGTAAACCCGTGCCTCCCTTGTTTATTGCGTGACCCATCCCTGTTCATGGAACGTGCCAGTTAACCGGTCTAATATTGTTTCTAGCgctctgttctacctcccagcCCGTGGCAGAGGGCctgggccttaaaagcttgcaagcagccgtcCGAGGTATAGCAGTTGGTCTCTATTCGTGCAAATAGTTGATACAAGTTATTGAAGTGCCGAAGACCAATAAAAGGGAGACACTATACCTCCCACTTGACTTTTCAAATTATTAAATGTGATGAGAACACTTTTAGTGAGGAttgaaataaaaagtgaaaacGTTTAAAACTGAAAGGTTAAAGAAGAAAGTAGCTGATAGCTTTAGGAATGTTTCTGAGAGGCACTTGTGTTAAGAGGTATGCACTTTTGAAGAATCAGCCGCAATTTAGTCGTTTGAATAGACGTCAAAATTAATTGAACTTGAATGCTTTTCAGTCTGTTTTACTTAATTATCATTAAGATGATAAATCCCAGAGAGATTTTCACTGTAACTCTTTAATCTCTTAGATGACAAGATGTGAGTTGCTTAGTTTTGTTTCGTTTGCTGTTTTTTGCTGTTTATCCAGAAGTTGCGAGTTGTGGTTGTTTTACAGGCTGGTGGAGGAGACCTTCACCGTGGACGAGGTCTCTGAGGTCCTGAGTGGCTTGCAGGCTGTGGTTCACAGCGAAGTGGAGTCTGAGCTCATCAACACTGCCTACACCAACGTGTTACTTCTGCGGCAGCTCTTCTCACAAGCCGAGAAGTGGTACCTTAAGCTACAGACAGACATCTCTGAACTTGAAAACAGGTAATAAAGTTTGCACCTACGATCATGACAGTAGAGGCCCAAGCAAAATCCATACAAGCTGCTAGCCTCTTTGCCGCTTCTTTCTCTCCTAGGTGGTGTGCGAGAGAATTTGCATAGAATAGCAGAAAAATGCCGCTAATTACTGAGTGATCTCATAGGCGCCTCCCAGTGTCCACTTTAAAATTGTTTCCATGGCTCCTAGTAATATAAAAGCCTTTGAGATTCATGAAGTTGCTTCCAGGCTATCATTAATTATTCATTACAGTGCCTTTGTTAGCATGATAATATTACAGTCAGTCTTTACAGCCAGGTCAACTAAGAAATAAAGATTATGAAGCAGCTGAGAAATTAAttcaaatataaaaaacaaatataaataccATCAATTCAGTCTAGTGGTTTCAGAAGATTATTTCTAAATAGTTAACATTTAAAGTTATGTGCTTAATATCTTTAAAACAGAACCTTATAGTCAGagcaatatcagaaaaaaaaaatatcagagAGCTTATTAAATTGAAAAAAGCCGTAAAATTGGTGAAGTTCCAACTCATTGTAAGAAAAGGCATCCCAGAAATAGGACAGACTGACCCCCAAGCCTGTGAGCTCTCACAGAAAGAGTGTCGGACTCTGATTACAGCCCTGTGGTCGGGGAAGGAAAACCATTCAACTTCAGCAACAGTGGGTAACTGGAGGGAAAGCTTTTAGAAACTGAAACGtggctgggaaaaaaattctggaaataaGTGCTTAGAAGAGTCATTGCTGCCGTTCATGCTGTACGCTCTCTCTGACCTTTGCAAATCAAAGGAACTCAAAAGGTGGGTCACCCTCAAACCATGTTTGTCCTGGAAACTCGTTTTCAGTAGATGTTGTGCACTAATctcatttttctattaaaaatcaGTTTGCATTTCTGAACACCTACAAGCTAGCAATGTGTATTCTGTAAAAGGGCAGCCTCCTTGTAGCACATCGGATATACAGAGTTGACCAAAATTTTGCTCATATTTGTGTTAACATTGTAGCTAAATGCTAAATAAATGTATCGTATACACCCAGTAAGTGCAGAATTCTAGTGGAGGATTCAAATTTGAGTCTGTGTGGTTTGGATTCTTGATCATTTGTGACTAAGTGTCATTTTTTGTCCATCACTCTGTTCTCTCTGGCATATAGAGTACcagtgattttattatttttgtatgtgatacaaatatattttaaataacatttttcatatttttatcttCAAGAGAATTACTAGAACAAGTGGCAGAATTTGAAAAGGCAGAATTTACATCTTCAAACAAAAAGGTAATTTTTGGTCATTCCGAGTCCATATATTAACATCCAGTATTTAAAATCCTCAAGTCACTCAAAGCATTCGGAGGTCAAAGTGAGAACTCTCAAAGAGAAAAGCATTAGACTCAAGAATAGAATTCAAAAATTACCTCTCAGATTTTCaggtaaaagaagaaaaactttggCAATAACAGTGGAAGATGGGGTTTTGTCTGTTATGACACACCAACCCAACCCCTGCAATCCAGTCTGACTCCCAGCCACAATAACCTCTCAGACAATGCAGCACGGACACGGGGCCAGCCGGACATCCTAGCCATCACtccccagctgtgtgactttgagcaggTTGCCTGGCATGGCTGAGCCTTGTTGTGTCATCTGCCAAGTGGAGACAATATAAGTAGTTACCTACTTCTCTTTCTGATCCTTCTCATCATCTGCAGTGGCCACTCGGCGTTCCAGTGTATGGATGTACTGTAAATATTCCCTGTTATTAGATCGTAAAACATTGCTGCAATCCCTaactaaaaactaaaaacaaaaaacattgctgttgagtcaattctgactcatagcagccctataggacagagtagaactgccctgtagagtttccaaggagtagctggtagattcgaactgcacatcttttggttagcagccaagcttttaaccgcttcgccaccagggcttcgcCACCAGAGACCTAGAACTAATGGcatgaacagacacatgcacacctatgctcactgctgctttattcacaatagcaaataaataaaacaaccaaagtgcccatcagaggatgaatggataagcaaattgtggcgCATACATACAACGGGATACCAGGtaaccataaagaacagtgatgagccCGGGAAACCTAATATGCATGGACccggagggcataatgctaagtgaagcAAGCCAAGCATAtagggacaaatactgtatgatccctcttttataagaagacaagaacagaTAAATAGAGACCAATGTCCATTAATGGTTATGGGGGGGGCGCGGAATATGCCTTAGACCATGgagacttgttatttttggtgatggaagAAGTGGCACCGAATGTAGCTTTACAACCAAAGTACAAACGAGTGTTTGAGCACATACGGATGGGTATAGACACAGTTAAAGGAAATGTTGAtaaattgtgataaatgtaactcaTGTCAGTGagcaatttgtgtggaaattgtcaaatgagaacctaacttgctgtgtaaacttttaccaaaaactcaattaaaaaaaattgctgagatGAATCCATTGTCCGTACacatagaaaataattttccaattATTCCTTTGGGACGTATTTCTGGCTAAAAAATTTTTGGGTTAGAGGGCATGGatgcttttgtttttaacatgTACTGCCAAACTGCCAGGATATTTGTGCCAAGTTATTCTTCACTGTGAGTATAGTTGTCCAAATCCCTGCCAGTGTTACAAAGTTTTTCAGAGTCCATGGTTCTTGCAGAAACCTGTTTCATCTCCCACAGTTTAGAGCCCCAGACCCTATTACTAGAATCTCCATCCAGGTCTGGCTTTGAACTTCTTTCCtcaccttcctcccttccttccacgTGTATTTTTGAACATACATGGAGAGGGTTGTCTTCACTTTTATCGCTAACACGTATTGGGCACTGTGGGCCAGGCACTGGACATGGCCGAGAGCCAACCAGCAAAAACCCTCGTGCTCTGAGTGCTCACATCCCAGTGGATATGTTTGCACAGCGTCTACCATTATAAAGTGCAAGTGTTCACTGATTataaatgtttcattctgtgctaATTGGGctccttccttttgttttagcctCTCTTAGATGCCGTAAAGCCAAAACTTGCTCCACTTAACGAAGGCGGAACAGCAGAACTCCTAAACAAGGTGACATTATTATCATTTTGAAAGATGACAAACACTCCAGCTTTGTCCTCTCACTGCCTGCACAGCTCTAGGGTAGAGGAACAGGGGTGGAAGGAGGCGGGTCCAGTCTTCCGTCCATTGAGGGTAATTAGTCTGTCACAGCAGTTTTACTGAATGGTACCGGGCTGGCCAGAAGAGGGCACCTTTATCTTCCAGAGAGACTGAAGCAGCCCTTGATCGCCTCTTTTCACAGTGAAGTGAAGAGCATGGAATCTGGGGCAATATTAACTGACTGATACTTGAAGTTTGTGATCTGTGATAGTAAGgagagttgttttgttttggtttttttttgtataaagagGCTTATAAAAATTATCAacatagaaataaatatttttaatacctcctatttttttttatgttcttaaccaaaaggtcggcagttggaatccaccagctgctttttggaagccctctgggacaattctacactgtcctatagggtcactatgagttggaatcaactggacagcaatgggttttatgttcTTCATATTGTGCTAAATATTGTTAGAGATAAAAAAGCACTGTGATACTTGGTCCCTTGACCTCAGAAAAACTTAATTGGGAAGGTAGAACTGATATTCCTACAAGAGTTAGAGACAGGAAAATACTAACCTGTGTGCCGCAGGTGTCCTAGGGTAGCAGAGAAGGCACAGTTCCATGGAGGTGAGAATAGTTGAGGACAGGCTCTTAGGTAAGGTGGTGCCTGAGCTGGGCCTTGAAGAGTGAAGACAGATTGAAGTTtcagaaggaagaggagggggcACGTCAGGCAGGAGGACAGAATGGGCAGCAGTCGAAGGCAGACAGGAGGCTGGCATGTTCTGGAGTTGTGTGCCTTGCTCTGACTGGGCCGATGTGTGAACTGGAACACAAAAGGAAGGCTGGACCAACAGGTGATACTGGTGACGGAGCTGCTTAAGAGCAAACATGTTTGGCCTTGGCTCGCCAGAACTATTTGGGGGCTTGAGCAGGGTATCGAAATAATGGGGATACATGAAGTGGTGTGCAGTGTATGCACAGCCCAGACACAAGAGTTGTGGGATCAGCTGGGTGAGAGATGGGAGGGGGATTGGAAGAAGGCTGAGAACGGAGGGCTGAAGGAGGAAAGGTGTGTTTGAGAGACTGTGACAGAAGGAACTAGGAGTCTTAGAACCAAAGATGACTCACAGGTACTGAGGCTGGTGGGGTGGGCAGAATTGGGGTATTACCAATAACTAGGGCGTGTGGATTTTTGAGCTACTATGTAATTTATAAAAGCAGATTTTTAAATGAAACAAGTAATAATTTCAAGTATTAAGAATACTTGGgttgaaaatgtaaaataaaacttGAATTTACTCACAAAGGAAATTTTAAGGCTtcaagaagaaaatgagaaattgaAGTCAAGGCTGAAGACCATTGAAATACAGGTAATTAAGCAAACCTTTAACAGAATTATTGGAGGCGTTGCCTACAGATTAAACACTGAACGTTTTGCTTAAACTGGATTCTAGGTTACAAACACATTGGATGAGAAGTCAAAGCTAGAGAGAGCACTGCGAGATTTACAGCTTGATCAAGGAGCTGAAAAGGTGAAACACGTTTTAGCgatcttttctatattttctaaatAGAATAAATTTGTAAACTTAAAATTAAGTCTTAGTCACTGTCCAGTATGCCCCACCACTGCCAGTCCCCCAGGAAAGGCCGGGTGAGAACCATTTTCCTCTCTGAACCCAGAGGCTGTCCCTCCTCCAGGCCAGAGGGGACAGACACACGGGTCACCTGCCTAACGTGTCCTGGGATTTCACTGACACCCaagatattctttttgttgtttttaaaatttttccccCTTTCATTTTGATATTCCAGTTACAGtgtgggggagggagaaggaaatggaaaccCACCcgcagccattgagtcaattccgactcatagcaaccctctaggacagagtagaactgccccacagagtttccaaggaccacctggtggattcgaactgccgaccttctggttagcagctgtagctcttaaccactacgccaccacggttcaGAATGGAAATAGGAAAAGTTTTTAGTTCATTGGAGTTTATTCGGGTTTTATTATATTGAACGTTACTTAAGCTTACCTTCAGTGAGTATCATAAGTGAAATAAATTTGCTGGCTATGAATTTTCGGATCCCTTTTTACATCTAGCGGTACTTGTGTAATGCAGTGAGATCCACTGTGGTAGTGCTACAGGCTTGTCTGAGCGTGGTGACTCGATGTCGCCACCTGCTGGAAGGCATCTCCATTGAGGCCTCTCCATTGAGTCTGGATGCCCTGACGTGATTTCCTGTGAGTGTGACCATTTGGGTGAATTTTCAGTGCAGCACTGGCTCTTGTAGTGGCTGTATGGTcatgttctactctgcaacatacggggtcaccatgagttggaatcaactcaacagcaactgttttttggttttttttaattgtcattgTGAATGCTAAGCAGTCTCAAAACCTGCTTCATTAGGTTTTCTTATACTTTTTATATGGACAATTGCAGAGACGTGTACAAAGTAGAGATGATAGTATAATACACCCGCATGTCCTCATTCTTCAGCTCTAACACCTAGCAGTGCGTGGCCAGCCTTGTTGTCATCTCTGCCTCTGCTGTCTCCACCCCGCCCTCCCCGCCGTCATTTTCAACAAATATCAGATATCAAATCATTTCTTCGTAATACTTTACAATAGGATCTTTCTTATGTg
The window above is part of the Loxodonta africana isolate mLoxAfr1 chromosome 22, mLoxAfr1.hap2, whole genome shotgun sequence genome. Proteins encoded here:
- the LZTFL1 gene encoding leucine zipper transcription factor-like protein 1 isoform X1, whose amino-acid sequence is MAELGLNDHHQNEVINYMRFARSKRGLRLKTVDSCFQDLKESRLVEETFTVDEVSEVLSGLQAVVHSEVESELINTAYTNVLLLRQLFSQAEKWYLKLQTDISELENRELLEQVAEFEKAEFTSSNKKPLLDAVKPKLAPLNEGGTAELLNKEILRLQEENEKLKSRLKTIEIQVTNTLDEKSKLERALRDLQLDQGAEKDFIKAQDLSELENTVAALKSEFERTLTDKTENQKSLEENLATAKHDLLRVQEQLSLAEKELEKKFQQTAAYRNMKEILTKKNDQIKELRKKLAKYEPED
- the LZTFL1 gene encoding leucine zipper transcription factor-like protein 1 isoform X2: MRFARSKRGLRLKTVDSCFQDLKESRLVEETFTVDEVSEVLSGLQAVVHSEVESELINTAYTNVLLLRQLFSQAEKWYLKLQTDISELENRELLEQVAEFEKAEFTSSNKKPLLDAVKPKLAPLNEGGTAELLNKEILRLQEENEKLKSRLKTIEIQVTNTLDEKSKLERALRDLQLDQGAEKDFIKAQDLSELENTVAALKSEFERTLTDKTENQKSLEENLATAKHDLLRVQEQLSLAEKELEKKFQQTAAYRNMKEILTKKNDQIKELRKKLAKYEPED